A segment of the Mercurialis annua linkage group LG4, ddMerAnnu1.2, whole genome shotgun sequence genome:
AGGAGGCTATGATTGTTCTTGTGCAACTACTTCACCCTCTTCTGCTTGAACTTCCTcagctttttcttcttcttcaattgtATTTTCAAGATTTTTCTTGATCGAAGCGGACTGTGTGAGATGATTGTAGCTTCCTTTTTCTTTGAACAATTGAGCAAAGTGTGGCTTGCAGTAAATTATACCATCAAGAGCAGCATATGATGAAGTTGTCACAGAGCAGCCTCCGTGAGAGCACCTGAAGCATGATTTGTGGTAGAATTCTCCTTCCACGCTTAACTGTTTGATCACGTATTTTATcagaattgttaaaaaaaatcgagATATGCTGCGGAAACTATTCGGAAATAAATGAAAGAGTTTACGTAGTTCGATCATGTGATATACTAATTTAAAGTGTGACTAGGACATTTTGAAAATGTATAACATAGGATTCAtctttcatcgttttagcgttTTACTCACCACATTTGAAAGTTAGTAAAAAAATccacttttcattttttgtattTCTAGCCTAAAAGTATTTTTCATTCATCATACAATGTCGTTTTGACAGTTTTGTAATAAACGAAAagatttttttgcaattaaatcGAAAGGGGGATTTGAAGTTTGATCACCTTCTCTAATGGGTAGGCAGTTTTCTTGCATTTTGCACATTTGTCTTGGGTGCCAGAGAACATTGAGGAAAGTTTACTAGGAGTTCTTGCCTTTAGAAtatacaaaaaagaaaaagttaattTGCATCAgttataaataacaaaataacagAAAACATACATATTTGCAAAGAATTTACGTACCAGTCCATTTTTCTTGTCTCCGGCTTAAATGACCATAATTTAAAGAAATACGTTATTaccaaatgataaaaaataaaaaataaagatatcAAAGACAAAAAGATAacaatatattatttacatGGTGGAAACTTTTTGGCAAAACTGCCCGTCTCCTTGAAAAGTTGCTCAAAGTGAGTTTTGCAGTACAATACTCCCTCCATTGAGGAATAGTTGCTCATCTGTCATACGGAAATAAAAACGCTTAAATGGGAAATATCAGAACATTGAAACAattttatttacaagaatgtgTTATAAATATAGACTTTTCgagttttataaatattttcaaaattaaacatCGAAACGTAAAATTTCAGTGCAATACGAACCACAAGACGGCCATCGCAGTGGCTGCATTTGAAGCAAGTCTTATGAAAAGGAATGCCATCAGCAGAGATCATTTCAATGAAATGAACAGTCTTATCGCAGGCCTTGCATTTCTCTGTTGTTCCACTGAAACCCACCatgattaattaataatgatgataatgaacaaaattaattaagattaattagatTAACAACAAAAAATTGGAGGTCAAGGATTCTATCTCACAAAGATTGAGATAGAATTTGAACTCTCAAGAATTTGTTGTTATGATATTGTTGGCAGATGAATTGGATGTGCATTATATAGCAAAAATTGTTGAGAGTTTTTGTTTGAAGGAGATTAATTAGCTTTTTTAAGCCACTACATATTTAGTGTTCTTTCAATTTGAGgttctttttactttttttgcaaatattggATCATATTTTTGACCAAAGATTGTCCTCATAACATGGATCATCTTTTTAACGTATTTTTCTTCTAATTTTGCTTTATGATAATTATgtaataatttctttttattaattattacctACATATATAGAGTTGTTCATCGGGCTAGATATATACCTGGACCGCTTAGATCATATTAGaacatttatttttgaatttttttatatgaaatactgttttttttctaacatttactgtttggattaattatatataaaattataatcttcgtactaaattttaaaaataacatgattTTTAAAACGTATCAATCACAGACATTAccttcatttctttttaatttcatcatgGACACATATTTTGGTGAAATTTCGCTGACTTGAACACCTGATAAATATGTCATATGATAGAGTTGTTCATCGGGCTAGATATATACCTGGACCGCTTAGATCATattataacatttatttttgaatttttttatatgaaatactgttttttttctaacatttactgtttggattaattatatataaaactatAATCTTcgtactaaattttaaaaataacatgattTTTAAAACGTATCAATCACAGACATTAccttcatttctttttaatttcatcatgGACACATATTTTGGTGAAATTTCGCTGACTTGAACACCTGATAAATATGTCATATGATAGAGTTGTTCATCGGGCTAGATATATACCTGGACCGCTTAGATCATattataacatttatttttgaatttttttatatgaaatactgttttttttctaacatttactgtttggattaattatatataaaactataatctttgtactaaattttaaaaataacatgattTTTAAAACGTATCAATCACAGACATTAccttcatttctttttaatttcatcatgGACACATATTTTGGTGAAATTTCGCTGACTTGAACACCTGATAAATATGTCATATGATAGAGTTGTTCATCGGGCTAGATATATACCTGGACCGCTTAGATCATATTAGaacatttatttttgaattttttttatatgaaatactgttttttttctaacatttactgtttggattaattatatataaaactataatctttgtactaaattttaaaaataacatgattTTTAAAACGTATCAATCACAGACATTAccttcatttctttttaatttcatcatgGACACATATTTTGGTGAAATTTTACTAACTTGAACACCTGATAAATATGTCATATGTcatgccacatcagcaaaatGGCACTAAAAACTGCcgacattatttttaaataaaaaataaaaaacggtGTCTATGATTAACACATTTTAAATGTCATGTTAGTTTTGAAACTTAGTGCAAagatcatgattttatatgtaattaattcttatttttttactaatgcTTTTAACTCTTTACATTTCATaacaacttttttttcttttccatattatattttgaaaaacttttcttttatattaaCTCCCATTTCCAACATTATCtttcatcatttttatttttatttttcaccattatattccTGCACTTAATATTCatcacatatttttttaaaaaattttaattttaatttttctgaatttaattttattttttatttttttaattgttaacgTTTTTCATCAGTTTTAatgtcaacacaatatcaacaacattaaataaactaactaatttaaatctttacatatttttttacagtaatttttattttttcatcttatttcaatttaatttttattttttatttcatttcacGTATAATGTGGTTTTTTCGTTAATgttaatatcaacataataacaACTTAAGATCAAAattgtaatattacaataattcaatatTATTGTTGTTTTCTTCATCAAtgctaaaattaacaaaatatcaatcgaaaatcaacacaatatcaacactgtattattacaataattcaacatgatTATTTGTCTTCTCCCCAGCTAAAATATCATTATCTATTCtcagtttaattaattttttagtttatttcacggacaatattatcttatatgccaatgttaaaatttaaaaaaatcagttgattatcaacacaatatcaacataaaatcaacaacactgtagcattacaataattcatcaATCAACCATCATCGAAAAATCGTACATGGGTTTGAGCTTTTAGAGATAAAAAAGTAAGagcaatataaaaataaaatatttaaaaaagttagttaaatctgtaaaaaccctttattttttttcatcaaacctaatccaaaacctattgcattttttttttatacatggGTTTgagcttttattttttatttctaatatttatgTAAGCTCAACAACATTCGATCGAAACTTGCATAAATTTGTACGATTAATTTTAAGTTTAGGTATAAACGAATTTAAATTTATACTGAAAAGAgtcaaattaatttgattagacaTGCTCCAACTTATCCAAATTCGCTCCATGGCATATATCGGGTGTACTACGAGAAATACTTACATGAACTTAGTTCACCACGTAGATttatgaaccatccatttatcgtgtgacacgtggcaacaataaatataataatcaatcaataaatatcacattaattcACATTAAAATATAGGCAattaatgtaatatttattgattggttaataCATTTATTGTTTACACGTGTCACACGATAAATGGATtgttcataatcctacgtggtgAACTAGgttcacctaagaatttctcgtgTACTACATCTAATGATAACATTTTAATATGCaatttaaattacataaaatgaGTTAAATTCTTATCAATTCAGTAtaaaacacttaaaatacaTGTTAAATATTTAATGGATGGTGTGGATATTATATTCTCTCAAATCTTTATCTATTAgtccatttaaaaatatatgaatttctATTAATTTATCGAAGTCACAATTATGACTTGCATGTAGAAACCATGAATATGATCACTCAAAAATTAACTGAATACTCATGATAGATGTATTAGCCGCACTTATTTATTTGAGTGTCTAGATAATTTTAGATGTGTgaaatatttgaggaaattaaaatgaaatcaacATTTAATTAGCTCATTTTGATGGATATTGAACTTCCGCAGTTATTGAAGTAATGAGTTATTAAAGTGTGATGATCAAAATTCGTTTATTTCATATTGGTGATTACAATTGAAAAATTGTAAAAAGCCAATCTTGTAGTAGTTTAAGGCGAAATATTTAAATCGACAAAATTTTGGACAGTCTTATTAGCAGCATAACTATTTTCTGCTTCTTAATATTGTGCTTCAGTTTGTGCTTCTCAATTGTGATCCAAGTAATTTCAAGATTCAACCAATCAAGTTAATTCCTTATGAGATAAATTTTCTTGATCCAGGTGAATCAAGATGCAACCTATCCATCATTAAAGGTGTGGAAGACTGCAGTTAATTAATATTATGCTTCAGTTTGTGCTTCTCAGTTGTAATCTGTTTTTCCCTAATGATAATGTTGCTTTTCTCAATTCTATTCTCTGAAATCTTATTACTCATGGAAAAtctatgtttttattttaagtatgtATTTTATGCTTGCCACTATGGTAAGAATTCAAAATAAGCTCATGGTGTATAACTTGCAAACAAATTTAATCTTCAATTAATTCAGGTTTACAAATAgtggataaattaaattatttaacttgCATGCTTTGTGGGTATTTGGtagttaaatatattttctttcacTTCCAAGTTCCaacaattacttaaaaaaattattaaaattatataattaggTTTTTAAGATTCAAACAGTTGtcgatataaaatattttatctattttttttcaacAAATGATAGGTGATTTAACTcagttaaatatttaaataaaactacTCGTGTtaaacatattatatttttaatatatatttttactttggcaaaaaaaatattttttatttaaattattttaaataatataattatttataaatttttaaaattcaaaataaatatcttatattatattgtattaaatttattaatggaatttttattttgtttaattttaacttatgtataaaaaattattttgtattttaataaaaaatatttaatttttagataatatgatTCATCTTATTTATAATGTaaagtataataaaaatttaatatagtaatttatagtaatttaatatatatctaaTTATATATGATCAAACAAATAATTTGAAACAACTATCTAATATCAAAATAGATATCCGATATGATTTGAAACAAATAATGTAACTATTAGTGAACAAACCAGGCAATGACGGGGAGACAAAGCCCTTTTTGTCTGACGTTCTCCGACGGCCGGTAATGGTAccagagaagatgatttttttaaaagacaattgaaataattaaaaaggtaaaaatatatttaggttcctactttaaaagtttaaagaatttaatttgaaaattattaaaaatagtgaggttatttttgaactttttttctaaTAGATTTAACTCAGTTAATTTTCATCTTTAATCTGTCCAATTTTAACAGAGGGTTTAAttatccaattttaaaaataagaggGCTTATTGGTGCCAAAAAAAAAGGACTGATctgtactttttaaaataatcaagaGTCTGtttgtaccttttgccaaaAATAAACTATCCCCTGGTGCTCGACTTACTAACCCAAGTATCCAACGaactaaaaaaaactaaagcaGTTTATTTCCTTGCCAAAAGAGCCGCGTCTTTTTCTTCAATTCTCGTTCAGAAACTACAAGCTGAAGTGTCGCCGCCGCACCGTTAAGAACAACTCCGGGAAGCCATGAAGGTTTTCGATGTTAACGAAAATACCCTTTCTCTAGCTCTCTTTATTGATGTCACCAATTCCAAGTAACTCCTTTTCTCACTTTATCTCTTATTTCCTTTgcgtttcaatttaatttttcttaaaatggTGATAAACTGATTTTTATTCATCATTAATTTccgtaaaaattttaaatattgcgCCTTCTCAAAAAGTTAAATTGATTGCAGGTTtagtttgcttaaattgtgtGTGTTTGATGTTGTATAAATTGAGGTTTAAAGTtgaaacttaattttttaaaaaagaaattggcATTTGGAAATTTTCATAATTCAAAATTGGGATGTTAACGTTTAAGCCTTTCATCAAATTTAGGAATAATTATACAATGTAATGGTTGTCCTATGTTATTCGTGCTACAAACCAACATGACGTTTTCCATGTGtgtatttaatgataaaaaaaatgataaataaagatTCCTTATCACAAATATTCATTGATTTGTTATAAAAGTGGTGTGCCGGTTGTATGGGATACACATTCTAATTCAGGTTAGGAAAATGTGTACAAAATATTCTTTAAGTTCCTAAGATGCTTACCTGGTTAATTTTGCAGGGATCTTCTTGAATCTATGCAAGCTGGAACCATGGAACCCGAAGTTGCACTGGTCAATGCCTCACTTGTATGCATCCTGATAGTCAGACTTCAACGAGTCTGGTTTTTTAGTTAGTTCCATTTTAGTTGTGTTTTGGCATTTTTGGACTATATTAATGCTAATGGGTTCTCTTACGGTGGTAGATTCCAGATGTGTTTCCTGTTCTAGCTGCAGCGCATAAGACACTTATTGCCAAGTCACGGGATTCGTTGACGACAAAGACTCTTCATTCTGAGCTTGTTTACAATTGCTCAGGATCTAaacatgtaattaattttcactATCTGAAAATGCTTCTTGACCTCTTATTTTACGTATTGCTAAAATTAATGTTTTAAGCTGGAATGGTTCTAGATTACAGAATCCTTGAAAAGATGTGGAATTTCAGAAAACACTACATACATCCTTGCAGGTCGTTTCAATGCTTCGGGAGATGAGGTGAGACTCTGTCATAAATGTTGTGATATCATTTTAGTATCCACAATGCTAATTTAAGAGGATGTCTATTCTGATTACAAATTTACAATGACATTATGCCACTCTATTAGATGAAAAGCATAGATAAACTCATTAATGGAAAAGAGATTGACTTGGAGGAATTGGAGGGGAGGGCAAACCAAGCCCAAATACAAAAGGTTAGTTATGCTGCAGCCCCTATCGCCAACGTCTTACAAGTttatgtgattttatatatcCTGATACCATTTATAGATGCTGATCATCAATGTTTGAAAATTGTCAGCACTACAAAATCTCAGGCCTGGAAGCAGGAATATCCTCTCTTGCAGATGCCATTACATGCCGTATAGCTGCTCGTGATGCATTGTGAGGTGAGCTGAACTGATTGTATTTAGTTTGTTGTAAGCTTTTTGTATGGTTGATAAGACTTAAAAGTTATAGCCGAAGTGCTTGCTGAACAATTTTTATTAGACAGATTAGGAACGGaagattaaaattttgatttggcaGTCGTACAAATTGTGAGCTTTTCATAAACAGAAATCTTTTAAACAACCCAAAGAATGAACGAAAccttaatttttgttatattttgtgcttttattatttaaatatcagCAGCCAATGCATCCAAAAGAACTTCCTGGTACACGTCCAACTGATTTGAATTTAGCTGCAGTTTCCTCTATCTTAAGACATTCTTCATTTCGTGTAGCTTCAACTTTTGCTTTTTTCTCTTCTGCGGCCATGTGAATTTCTGCCATTttgttcttcattatctctGCATATTCGCCCTTCTTCCTTTCCAACTTTTCCTATCACACACAAAAACAACTTGGACACTTTCCGTTTTCGGTTTACTAAAAAACAGTGTTTTAAGAACCAAATTGGACCTGGCTAGTGCTACCGGAAATCGGTGGTTAGTCCGGTTCGATGCTtttctaaaaatcaaaaatatggcTCAAGCTCAACCTCTTTGCACTAATGAAAACCGCAAGAACTGAAAGCCATTGAACCAATTTAACCGTAAAAATCATATGATTCTTCATTTTCTTGTCAGAATGTGATTCATTTACAAGTTTCTCAAGTCTATTCTcttgaaatttatatatgtttataattaaacataCAGACTATTCTACAATATATATgctgtataaatatttttacttttcatttaATTGGCTGAATCGGTGGTTAAACCGGTTCAAACCTTGGAGCAACActagtttagtttttaaaacactgctaaAAATAACTCAATACAGTTTCCTTTACCTcattcttcttcattttcatcTCCATATATGCTCTCTTAGCAGCTTCCCATGATCCAACAGCAGATAGCTTTTCATGAATCCTGTTACAAACAATTCAATATAATTCATTTCAGTTTCTTTAATTAAAGCATGAAAGCTTATGTTTTTGACGAGGAAGGTGTTCGCTTTCTTACTTTCTCTCCACTTTAGCCTTCTCATTTTCTTCCCATGCCTTGATCAAAGCATTCCTTTTCTCCAACTCATTCCTTGAGAACGCCGTATCTAAAAGTATAATAATACAGCAGCAGAAGTTTTTGTAAAAAGTTAAACTTAGTCATTTCAGTTTTTCCCCTAATCTAAATTTAGAATAAGCATAATATATCTGGTCATAAATCTTTGCCTGAATATGCATGCGATATTAGATTGGCCTAATCAAAGTTCAGAATATTGAATTTCCTGTCAGTCAGAACATGGAACTCAAAAATTCAAGAAACTTTACTTCATTACTTTATCGATCGGATTGCAGTCTttagaaaaatagaaattacTATGCATGAATATTAATaccaaaaatatcatttttccCGGGGATATTCCCGAGAATCAAACAACAGAGAGAGGCGTACTTTGAGAGACTGGAGGAAAGCTTTGTTTAAATTCTTGAACAGGTTCGGGGATTTCAGCATGTGAAGCAGTCTCAGGTTTAGCTTTCTTGGGGTTCTGCTCCTCCATGAGTCGCTCTCTAAACCTAGTTTCTTTAGATCAAAGAAGTATTATATACAAGAACAACAATTATGTGATACAGTAAATTTTCTGTCAAGATAACTTAGATAAGGAGATCAAAAATATGAAAAGGTGAGTTGGAAAAcagtaaaaagaaagaaaagaaatgttAGTGCAAATGTAAGTGGAAAGGGTCGGTTGTGGTAGTTGGAAAGGGAAGTTGAGTATGGACAAAACTAGAACAGCAAATATGTAGGTTTCTTAGGAGTTTCCACTAAAGGAGAGTATTCTTCTTCACCCTTTTAGTGTTGCCAAAATTTTATAGTTCGTAAACCCAATGATAGAACCTATACTATTTCATTGATCCTTATTTTTTTGCGTAACTCGTAATGATTACTGCAGAAAATGTTACTGTAATTGATTTTTCCTGGATTTTGTTGGAAATTGTATGATCCTGGCAAGTTGCGTCAAGCTTTGAAGCTTCAAGATAACTTTACACCAATATCGAAGAATAAACGACAACCATGGTCAATAGTAATATGAAGATTAagaatcataatccaatagttAATCACCACCTAGCTATAAACGATATTAACTCAAATCACCAATGAGTTATAGTTCAAATAGTACGTGTGCTTGACATAATTTTGTTAAGGTCATGGGTCCGGACCTTAATGAcggaaaaaaacaaattaattcatCCAAATTTAAGTGTTTGCCTCCTTTTCGTTTAACCAAAAACAAGAAGAATTAAATTCACTCTTATAACCGGAATCAATCATTTGATCGGGTATCAGCGGCTAAATCATGATATTTAATAGAGAACTGCTATAATTTGATCATTGATGTATATATTCAGGTTTTGCTTTTAAAGATCCCACTTGGAATATGATATTTGGCATTGGttttgtatttttcaaattttagttaattcTGTTAAATCggtttcaattaaaaattattaattcgtCAGTTCAGTTAAATCCGTCGGTTTTAAAGAGCAACCTAATTAGCATACACTGCTGGGTATGTGTAGTACGTAGCTAGTGTAACAAATTaaattggcttaatacatagtttgacccctgaacttgtacccttttacccatctaacctctaaacttaacgtctcaccggctaataatcacccatggcacctcaactttaggggtgcgggcgctaaaccccctgaagtaAAAAAACGGGCAGTAAACTccctgaactttgaggcggcgctcacaaaaccccctaagaCTAAATATCGCCGTTTTTTTCGTTTTCTGTCGACGTGGCATCCAATTTCTCGTCCGGACACCAAATGGCGGCGCCTGTCCCCCCTGCATGCATGTCTGACACCTGCTGCTTGTGTAAGAATGCGTCAGttgactttttattaaaaaaaaaaaaaaaaaaaaaaactgaaaagtaaccgcggtaatttatttttttctctctcctactTTTCCTTTTCCCCACTCGCTCCCCTCACTTccgtttcaaatattttcgcCACGCTTCGTCTTCTTCCCCTCGTTTTTTCGTTTCTTCGCTGACACTGACCTAGGGTTTGCTCCTTTCCCATTTTTCGTTCAATCTTTCTCATTTTCCTCGCATTCTTCCCCATTCTTCCTCCATTGTTCAACATTGTCTTTCATTTACCGAAGtgtaaaaaatataagtaaaatcgCTGAAAAACCTAACTAAAAGAGAACATTACTTCTGCAACAAAGAACAAGAAAGTGATTAAAGGTTAGAAATTTAAAGTTACtcgttatttgattttttgtggGTTGGTTAGAAATGTTAACTCCACTATCATGTTGGCAGGTTTTTAGTTTGTGTGGCTGCAAAAATGAAGAGAAAAGGATTCAGTAGACGAAAACGAAAAGAAAAGAGTGATTACAGAAGCGGGCCTCCTGGAACTGCTGGGTATGGCTTGATGGATAGTTCCAGCAGCGATGATGTTGTTGAAGGTATGCTTGTAGTCTATTTTATAGGACATTTTTCCTAAGAAATTGGCGGGGGTTGATGACTgtaaaagttgataaatttgtaGGACCACTTAATTACTAAACAtgtcaaattgttttttttagagaTAAATTGGTTGATTGGTTTGGGACCATTTCTTTTTGGCTGTATATGCTTTTTCAATAATAGAATATGCTTGCTATGCTTGGTGATTGTGATAGTTGAGTTTTTAATATGTCTTTATGTGTTGGAACTGCTGTTTTAGACAATTAAGTATTATTGTTTGTGTACTTAATGATGGTTGGTTGGTTTGTTGGTTGAATTTAgtgttgctttttttttttctgtttttcagtTTCCCCTGcagaattaaattgttttaccaTCAACTTACACATTGGTGGGGAACTTGGGGAGTGGGGATATCATAACGGGGAAGTGAAGAGTAGGGTATATAACCTTGATGTCATTACAATGGGTAAGTTTGATAAATGGGTGGCAAA
Coding sequences within it:
- the LOC126677969 gene encoding uncharacterized protein LOC126677969, with translation MKVFDVNENTLSLALFIDVTNSKDLLESMQAGTMEPEVALVNASLIPDVFPVLAAAHKTLIAKSRDSLTTKTLHSELVYNCSGSKHITESLKRCGISENTTYILAGRFNASGDEMKSIDKLINGKEIDLEELEGRANQAQIQKHYKISGLEAGISSLADAITCRIAARDAL
- the LOC126677970 gene encoding remorin 1.4-like; this encodes MEEQNPKKAKPETASHAEIPEPVQEFKQSFPPVSQNTAFSRNELEKRNALIKAWEENEKAKVERKIHEKLSAVGSWEAAKRAYMEMKMKKNEEKLERKKGEYAEIMKNKMAEIHMAAEEKKAKVEATRNEECLKIEETAAKFKSVGRVPGSSFGCIGC
- the LOC126676525 gene encoding LIM domain-containing protein PLIM2b-like; this translates as MVGFSGTTEKCKACDKTVHFIEMISADGIPFHKTCFKCSHCDGRLVMSNYSSMEGVLYCKTHFEQLFKETGSFAKKFPPSGDKKNGLARTPSKLSSMFSGTQDKCAKCKKTAYPLEKLSVEGEFYHKSCFRCSHGGCSVTTSSYAALDGIIYCKPHFAQLFKEKGSYNHLTQSASIKKNLENTIEEEEKAEEVQAEEGEVVAQEQS